A genomic window from Triticum urartu cultivar G1812 chromosome 7, Tu2.1, whole genome shotgun sequence includes:
- the LOC125522972 gene encoding uncharacterized protein LOC125522972 isoform X2 encodes MAQVVSFPCAVKEFDAGASASPTQIEGPCEIETRSYGGERQWIFRCNQSADLVSLRMWGRAWCRPPVTAAVGLATGPVSANGDMRVHLMVSQQPQKSGWNKLRIGAATPSRAPHPNRITAFEKAVRCFTDYPSETVISPVLGTSFESLGEGWCKEHKVLPVSMSSSDKIFVG; translated from the exons ATGGCTCAGGTTGTTTCCTTTCCGTGCGCTGTCAAGGAATTCGATGCAGGCGCGAGCGCCTCCCCTACACAGATCGAGGGTCCCTGCGAGATAGAGACGCGGAGCTATGGCGGCGAGCGACAATGGATTTTTCGATGCAACCAATCGGCAG ATCTTGTTTCATTGAGGATGTGGGGGAGAGCTTGGTGCCGCCCCCCTGTGACTGCGGCCGTAGGCTTGGCGACGGGCCCTGTGTCTGCCAATGGCGATATGCGGGTACATCTGATGGTTTCGCAGCAGCCGCAGAAGTCTGGGTGGAATAA GTTGAGGATTGGTGCCGCTACACCCAGCAGGGCACCGCACCCGAATCGTATTACTGCATTCGAGAAGGCTGTCAGATGTTTTACCGATTATCCATCTGAAACTGTGATCTCTCCAGTTCTGGGGACTTCATTTGAATCGTTGG GGGAAGGCTGGTGTAAAGAACACAAGGTCCTGCCAGTGTCAATGTCCAGCTCTGATAAGATTTTTGTGGGCTGA
- the LOC125522972 gene encoding uncharacterized protein LOC125522972 isoform X1: MAQVVSFPCAVKEFDAGASASPTQIEGPCEIETRSYGGERQWIFRCNQSADLVSLRMWGRAWCRPPVTAAVGLATGPVSANGDMRVHLMVSQQPQKSGWNKLLRIGAATPSRAPHPNRITAFEKAVRCFTDYPSETVISPVLGTSFESLGEGWCKEHKVLPVSMSSSDKIFVG; the protein is encoded by the exons ATGGCTCAGGTTGTTTCCTTTCCGTGCGCTGTCAAGGAATTCGATGCAGGCGCGAGCGCCTCCCCTACACAGATCGAGGGTCCCTGCGAGATAGAGACGCGGAGCTATGGCGGCGAGCGACAATGGATTTTTCGATGCAACCAATCGGCAG ATCTTGTTTCATTGAGGATGTGGGGGAGAGCTTGGTGCCGCCCCCCTGTGACTGCGGCCGTAGGCTTGGCGACGGGCCCTGTGTCTGCCAATGGCGATATGCGGGTACATCTGATGGTTTCGCAGCAGCCGCAGAAGTCTGGGTGGAATAAGTT GTTGAGGATTGGTGCCGCTACACCCAGCAGGGCACCGCACCCGAATCGTATTACTGCATTCGAGAAGGCTGTCAGATGTTTTACCGATTATCCATCTGAAACTGTGATCTCTCCAGTTCTGGGGACTTCATTTGAATCGTTGG GGGAAGGCTGGTGTAAAGAACACAAGGTCCTGCCAGTGTCAATGTCCAGCTCTGATAAGATTTTTGTGGGCTGA